From a single Hypomesus transpacificus isolate Combined female chromosome 14, fHypTra1, whole genome shotgun sequence genomic region:
- the LOC124476627 gene encoding cholesterol side-chain cleavage enzyme, mitochondrial, with protein sequence MTDLCCSSISPAKQACHHLTEGRQSAYQDRPTPSSRCPWQRDRGGVRAERRATDAMMAGWRVKRSPVVQPLSWLERLAEPGVCHSSSVPVVRQTAYTDSSPTIRAFGEIPGLWRSGVASLYSFWKLDGFRNIHRIMVHNFNTFGPIYREKIGYYESVNIINPEDAAILFKAEGHYPKRLKVEAWTAYRDYRNRKYGVLLKNGEDWRSNRVILNREVISPKVIGNFVPLLDEVGQDFVARVYKKIERSGQNKWTTDLSQELFKYALESVSSVLYGERLGLMLDYIDPEAQHFIDCISLMFKTTSPMLFIPPALLKRVGAKVWRDHVEAWDGIFNQADRCIQNSYKQLRQETGRHGKYPGVLGSLLMLDKLSIEDIKASVTELMAGGVDTTSVTLLWTLYELAKHPDLQEELRAEVAAARASTQGDILEMLKRVPLIKGALKESLRLYPVAVSLQRYITEDIVIQNYHIPSGTLVQLGLYAMGRDPGVFPRPEEYRPSRWLRTESHYFRSLGFGFGPRQCLGRRIAETEMQLFLIHMLENFRVEKQRQVEVQSTFELILLPEKPILLTLKPLHSTQ encoded by the exons ATGACTGACCTGTGCTGTAGTTCAATATCCCCAGCAAAACAAGCATGTCATCATCTCACTGAGGGTAGGCAAAGTGCATATCAAGATCGACCTACGCCCTCATCCAGATGTccctggcagagagacagaggaggagtgagAGCTGAAAGGAGAGCCACAGACGCTATGATGGCTGGTTGGAGAGTAAAGCGCAGTCCCGTGGTACAGCCTCTGTCCTGGTTAGAAAGACTGGCAGAGCCCGGGGTCTGCCACAGCAGCAGTGTGCCCGTGGTCCGACAGACGGCGTACACGGACAGCAGCCCCACCATACGGGCCTTCGGTGAGATCCCTGGGCTCTGGAGGAGCGGCGTGGCCAGCCTTTACAGCTTTTGGAAACTAGACGGCTTCAGGAACATCCACCGCATCATGGTGCACAACTTCAACACTTTTGGACCCATTTACAG AGAGAAAATAGGTTATTATGAGAGTGTGAACATCATCAACCCAGAAGATGCTGCTATCCTGTTCAAAGCAGAGGGCCACTACCCGAAAAGGCTCAAAGTGGAAGCCTGGACAGCATACAGAGACTACAGGAATCGCAAATATGGAGTCCTGCTCAA aAACGGAGAAGACTGGCGAAGTAACAGGGTGATTCTGAACAGGGAGGTAATCTCTCCCAAGGTAATTGGAAACTTTGTACCTCTCTTGGATGAGGTAGGCCAGGACTTCGTGGCCCGTGTTTAtaaaaagatagagagaagTGGACAAAACAAATGGACCACCGATCTCTCTCAAGAACTCTTCAAATATGCATTGGAAT CTGTCAGCTCGGTGCTCTACGGAGAGCGCCTGGGACTAATGTTGGACTACATCGACCCTGAAGCCCAGCATTTCATCGACTGCATCTCCCTGATGTTCAAGACCACCTCGCCCATGCTGTTCAtccccccagccctgctgaAGAGGGTCGGGGCCAAAGTGTGGAGGGACCACGTGGAGGCCTGGGACGGCATATTCAACCAGG CGGACCGCTGCATCCAGAACAGCTACAAACAGCTGCGACAGGAGACAGGCCGCCATGGGAAATACCCCGGGGTCCTGGGTAGCCTGCTGATGCTCGACAAGTTGTCCATCGAGGACATCAAGGCCAGCGTCACAGAGCTGATGGCTGGAGGGGTAGATACG ACATCCGTCACTCTGCTGTGGACCCTGTACGAGCTGGCCAAACACCCAGATCTGCAGGAGGAGCTGCGGGCCGAGGTGGCAGCCGCCAGGGCGTCCACCCAGGGAGATATCCTGGAGATGCTGAAGAGGGTGCCTCTGATCAAAGGAGCCCTGAAGGAATCACTGAG ACTATATCCTGTTGCAGTGAGTTTGCAGCGATACATAACAGAAGACATCGTTATTCAAAACTACCACATACCATCTGGG ACTCTTGTCCAGCTGGGTCTGTATGCCATGGGCAGGGACCCTGGAGTGTTCCCCAGGCCAGAGGAGTACCGCCCCTCCCGCTGGCTCAGGACAGAAAGCCACTACTTCAGGAGCCTGGGCTTCGGCTTTGGGCCTCGCCAGTGTCTGGGCCGGAGGATTGCCGAGACGGAGATGCAGCTGTTCCTCATCCAC ATGTTGGAGAACTTCCGGGTGGAGAAACAACGCCAGGTGGAGGTGCAGAGTACCTTTGAGCTCATTCTGCTGCCTGAGAAGCCTATTTTGCTGACCTTGAAGCCCCTACACAGTACACAATGA
- the stoml1 gene encoding stomatin-like protein 1 produces the protein MFNKSSSGYRYESLLQRDLVSSTGLFVDPENFGQKQFIHKGHSFDYIPKVSDNNYTDTSQGCVSWICNLIVTFLVYICIFLTFPISGWFVLKAVPNYQRVVVFRLGRVRPPKGPGIVLVLPLIDQWQRVDLRTRAFNIPPCTVTTQDGGLVSVGADIQFRIWSPVMSVVAVQDLNASTRLTAQNAMTHCLGKKTVREIHTERIKLGEYLGMDINEMTRPWGLEVDRVELMVGAVLKAPEDCPGQFIMPPSVPGLEGLAGPIQQLAMHFLGKSEIQTNKEDTVSLTDELSVAPQAAARPASVEELLGVVKLFLSESLVSQVGACFQFHISSADGQDSVCYVDLSQGGGSAGTGLPDQKADVTLSMSDEDLLAMFEGSLRPYAAYTSRRLKVQGELKTAMKLEGLIKLLRK, from the exons ATGTTCAATAAATCGTCCTCTGGATATCGGTATGAGTCTCTTCTACAGAGAGACTTGGTTTCCAGCACTGGCTTATTTGTGGATCCAGAGAACTTTGGGCAAAAACAGTTCATTCATAAAGGACATTCATTTGATTACATCCCTAAAGTCAGCGATAACAACTACACTG ACACTTCTCAAGGATGCGTCTCCTGGATTTGTAACCTGATTGTCACCTTCTTGGTTTATATCTGTATCTTCCTCACCTTCCCTATATCTGGATGGTTTGTTTTGAAA GCAGTGCCTAACTACCAGAGGGTAGTGGTGTTCCGTCTGGGTCGAGTACGTCCTCCGAAAGGTCCTGGAATAGTCCTGGTGCTGCCTCTCATAGACCAGTGGCAGAGGGTGGATCTACGCACCCGAGCCTTCAACATCCCTCCCTGTACT GTAACCACTCAGGATGGGGGTCTGGTGTCCGTCGGAGCAGACATCCAGTTCAGGATCTGGAGCCCAGTCATGTCAGTGGTGGCAGTGCAGGACCTGAATGCCTCAACACGGCTCACTGCACAGAACGCCATGACCCACTGCCTCGGTAAGAAGACTGTGAGAGAGATCCACACTGAGAGAATCAAACTGGGGGAGTACCTTGGG ATGGACATCAATGAGATGACTCGCccctgggggctggaggtggacaGGGTGGAGCTGATGGTGGGGGCTGTGCTGAAAGCCCCAGAAGACTGCCCAGGACAGTTCATCATGCCTCCGTCTGTGCCTGGCCTGGAGGGCCTTGCTGGCCCCATCCAGCAGCTAGCTATGCACTTCCTGGGTAAAAGTGAAATCCAGACAAACAAAG AAGACACAGTGAGCCTTACAGATGAGCTGAGCGTGGCTCCCCAGGCTGCGGCCAGGCCTGCTTCAGTGGAGGAGCTCCTCGGAGTGGTGAAATTGTTCCTGTCAGAGTCCCTGGTCAGCCAGGTGGGGGCCTGCTTCCAGTTTCACATCAGCTCCGCAGATGGACAGGACAGTGTCTGCTACGTGGATCTGAGCCAAG GCGGTGGCTCGGCTGGGACAGGACTCCCAGATCAGAAGGCTGACGTCACACTCAGTATGAGTGACGAGGACCTGCTGGCCATGTTTGAGGGCAGCTTGCGTCCCTACGCTGCCTACACCAGTAGAAGACTCAAGGTCCAGGGGGAGCTGAAAACGGCCATGAAGTTGGAGGGCCTTATTAAACTACTTAGGAAATAA